From Xyrauchen texanus isolate HMW12.3.18 chromosome 15, RBS_HiC_50CHRs, whole genome shotgun sequence:
actgaaaaatatttgaaaatccgAAAAAGATAAAAGGTACAGGACAGTGTACTCTGAATGAAATAATATATTCAAAAATCAATGTTAGACTATGAAACTGTTGACTTTTGTCAATAGTTAATATTATTGTCTTTGATTATAAGTATAAtaactatattttacatttattgtgaaatattttgaaatgtacaaatatacagtacaagAGTAGTTTAAAAGTGTAGGAAGTCCAGGTCGATtacgtcatttgcaatgcttcatgggagtgTGTGGTTGCTGCTTGGGCTAGCTCTTTTTGTGCGATTTGCTTGCTGTGATTCTCTGGTTGGTTGAGCTCTCataaggattatgggtagtgtagttcttcatagGGAAATCAGATTTGAaacatgattatttaaaaaaaaaagttaaaatcaagaactggagatgtttcttaTGCATTAGACACTTACTTGACAAAAGCCATTTCAAAAAATGGTTGGGACAATGttggcaaaggcaaaaagtggtATCGACAAATCCCACCCATCCCTCCCGTGGCATATACCattaccagtgttgggtaatttactcttttaaaaagtgcattaaacattacatgaatgaaataaacattaaatctaacagcaatgaaAGTGCAAAATGTTATCATTCAAAACACCAAGACAtgaagttcattttaagtgcataaaacagtAATGGCAACATctttgctgttgattttatggtcattaatgtttCGCTaaggtcaaagctttcatctaaaaacactgaaacatttTTAACACTTACTGCTTACTGATAGTCCATTGGCTATTCTGAAGCTGAAGTGCATATCTTACTGTTGTAACTAATGTAAAAGGAGAACATGATCAAAATGTTCATCTGGGATTACTGCACCTGGGGATAACAATAAGTTGATATTgttatgaaaatgatcaataaataattttctgctgcagccttgttaatatgtaatctcatgtaatctataaaaaagtaactgtagtctgattatgagtattttaaaatgtaatttaatccaattacatgtACTTGATTTTGTTCTTtcattactacccagcactgcctgcaaaaaaattaaattgtaattagattactgattacttcatcaaaCATGTGcacattacttattacttttaagttactttctaaaacacttcacagaagtttttttttcactcaacgaattcaaaataatgtcaatatttcctccttacacacaagtcatacagtACACTCAGCACCAAAAATTACCCTCTTACAAtgacacccttcagctgtcacagaaaagcAATCAGACATCcttatgaacataattcatgttttaataaGTATTTTACATACATAAAATTGTTAGAAATGTTTAATTCAAGtactgtacttaaaagtaattagactAATTGgatgtcagtaactgtaatctgattacaaaacaaTTTCAGATGTCATGATCTTGAAAGATGTATTCATTAAATGTAAACATCAATTTCGCTTTGGAGAAAATGAATAGCATTTTTATTTACACAACCCTACCGTTCCACTCGGTTTTCCCTCCTTCCTTTCCTTGAGTCACTCCTTTTcaaatccaaaaatgtatttgcctgTCCCTTGtgctttttttatgattattcacATGAACAGGATAAGAAATTTGCGAATGCTGCTCATTGTTGTGTTAGTGGATAGCAGTTTCACCCATGTGCCAATCATTtagtttattaatgtttttaatttgttgtaCCCTTTCAGTCATCTGCAATCAGTTATTCTGTTAGTCCACTATCCACAGCTGTGCTTGTTGTTCTTGTTTATCCTGTTTTCGTTAATTAATttcatcaattttgtgttttatttatttttttcatgtccATGTCCCATCCACCCCTGCATGTGTTCAGTTATCAAACGGCTACAATCATTACGTGCTGGGAGAGTCGCAGTACCTGAGTGGAGGGGGTACGGGAGGGgcctttcctttcttttccccTCCCTCCTCcgtttcctcttcctcttcctcctcctcttcctccacattgtgctCATGGTCACGCCCGGGCTCAGCTCTCCTGCCTGAATACCCCCACTATTGCACCCTGGGCCCAGGCATGATTCCTTCCTCCAAAGTCCCCAGCTGGAAGGTTTGTCCATCCTCTCATCCACAGTCACACCATCTTATGTTCTTCAGTTCTTATGTTGCTCATCCCTTGTCCATCACTAGTGATACATTCACAATGTGAATCTGTTCTTGCCATTATTATCTGTaaaactctacaaaaaaaaaaaaaaaacactttcacatttgaaatggTTCAGAGCTAGCTAAGAAATACttttaaatgggtcatgacatgaggaatcatgttttccttgatcttttggcaTATTAAGAGGTcgttgtactataaaaacatactgtaagtttcagaactcaaaacttcttccTCACTGCAAAAACTGCATTTGTTGAATCCAAGCTGTCAGAACTAGTTTTTCTCAACCTCCTCCAcgttgtgatgtcacactgtggtagacatttgcatctgaccgcctccacaacaacatgtCAACGCCTGTTTTACTTCTATAGCCCCacccagtagcggtgagcagtgagatggcaagtagagagagcaggtcaaccaagagcagagagccaatcagaacagtgggcatgtgctgtcaaatcttaaaggagaagtagcaccaaaaccaagcgtttctgacagaggctcAGAATGAGGGTAGAAAAtgataatgttttacaaatataagacTGTTTATGCAGTGAGATTGCAaggagagagagcaggtcagtcaagcgaagagagccaatcagaacagtgggcgtttactctcaagtcttaaaggagaaggaACATCAAAAAcgagcatttctgacagaggctcagaatgagggtggaaaatgatgttttacaaaaataggacttaacaaatattattagtgaacctcaaggaacatattcaaaaataaaaaaggcatgtcatgacccctttaacaatcGCAAATAGACTGGAATTGCAGTTCAAATATTTTGATTGTTTAAGAGCTTAGATACTTAAAGTAGTATTTCACCCAAATCTGAAAATGTGGTCATTATTTACTTGTCCTCAAGTTGTGTGAAGGACAAAACTGCAAATTTAAGTCTATTCAATGAAAATGTACCCATCTGTCGTAGCTCTCAATTTTCATTCATGTtagcatatatttaaaaaagtatgtttttatatataaatatatatatatgcattatgcatatgtctgtttttttctttactgATGCAATATGGCATTGTTTGTTGAAACCGAAGGTGATGTGCCAGATATGAATATAAATTATTAAGGTTTTGAGAGCTGTGGTGGAGGGaaagatttttaataaataacaacataaatgTTGATCTGATCAGACACGTTATATGAACTATCATATAGTAATCATATTCTTCCTAACATCATCTGTGTTCCACCAtggaaagaatgtaattttgatttGGAACGagttaaagaaaaaataatgttctttttttgaagaaatgtttacatttcctTTGAAGATTGctaacagaaaaatgtattttattaaaaaggaATACAGTGAGACCACACTATTATCAAGAAGCATTAgcattactgtatatttaacataAGGCTGAAGCTTATCCGACATTTCCACCAAGTGGCCAGTATTGGAATAACATGTGCACACAACCCCAATGTGGCAGGTGTTGAGTCTCTTGTTCTGACTGCAGGACTGGGCTAAACCAGGTCCTTATGATCAACCCATGGTGAACACACTAAGGAGGAAAAAGGAACCAAAGGAAGTTGTGGACAGAAATGGCACTGTGCCCTCCTGTCAGCCAATCACAGACTATTCTCCTCCTGAAGACACTCAGGGAGCAAGGAGTATGACTGTTGCACCAAAGGTCAGTCATTCGCAAACAATGGCCATTTGAGGCAAGACACGTCAGTGGTAATACTGTATGTCATGGATCTGAAGTTGGATCACCCCTTGTTGGATTTGAAATGGCAACCTTTTGGTTGCAATCTTCAAACACTTCATGACTCCacttaaaataaaacttttattagatctgtatttttattcatgactggagtcttcatttcaaACATATTCTTCAAAAGCACTGTTCAATTCCTTTGGCTGGAAAACCTTTTTAATAAGATAAAAATGactgattattcctttaaaaggatgctcttttttttgtgcttgtgtttgcACAGGTGGAAGATATGGAGGCCCACGAGGAGCTGGCACTGGCTCTGTCCCGTGGGCTGCAGTTGGACACTCAGCGCTCCAGCAGAGACTCTCTGCAGTGCTCCAGTGGCTACAGCACTCAGACAACAACACCCTGCTGCTCAGAGGACACCATTCCCTCCCAAGGTGTCTATTATCGCATCCACACTAGAGATTTTGTATCAAACACAGGTTCAATTGACCTTAACTTTAGTTCATTTGATTAGTGTTTCGAACTGGTGTGCACAATGGTACTGCACTTAAGTCTGTTTGAAAAGAGGGTTTCAGTTCATGTGAACCACAGTACAGTTTGTGGTTGATGTGAATGCAATCTGGACATGAGCCTCTATTGATTATTTACATTGggttccaaaagtctgagacctcATTGAAAATCTTGGCTTCAAAATCCAATTTAAACCTGGACATAAACTGGGAATTTTAGAATAGTTGCAAATCATGCTGTATAACATGGTTTatcaggatttaaaaaaaaacttgggtAGTCCATGCCAGCTGTCATTAAagcataccaaatactaagaaattcagaAGATCATGGCAGTACTTCTATTAAACTTAGTTTTGCTGACCTTTCGCAAGTGCACATTCTTGAAAGCTGGATGAAGCacaaataaacttgacttaatatttaatattaagttttaaaaaaataattctgatttGACTATATATCTCAGGGTGCAAATAAGGTAGTTTCGAAAAACTGCGTTTGTTTTGTTCAATCATATCAGCTGTAACATCAGAGttcaattttgttttaattcgacaaagcaatcaaaagttatgatattataaaaataatttatcctggAGTACAAAAAcctcttcaaacaaataaaacataataattgtacataagaattaattacacatgcaaatacaacttgTACACCCAGGTTTCTGGCGCTTTGTGTTTTATATGGGGCAAGAGAACCTAGGGCGAATATTTATTTGGATATTACTTGCTAAGTTTTTTCTGTaagtaaaataaataggctttttgttttcttctctttttagctttgcaacgacatatgacacatggctatttaatCAGTTTGATGTTGATGTCTGAGACATATGAACATTAATCcccaattaaaaatagcacagacagaACATAGAAACACGTCCTGTGAGAAGAGGACAGATTGATGAAATCAATTGCCAAATGGATTTCTGTCAACTGTAAGCCTATGTTCAGTGGTagaggaataaaactacaaatatATTTTACCTCTAAAatgatttttgtattgtataaTCAATTTCTTGTGAGCCATAATGATACAATATATTTCAatctttgttttgtattatttacatttttaattatctttattttatattGATATATGCGATGAATTGTGATTAATTGGATGAATTAATCGGCATATCGTGTAATAAgctcaattaaaaaatgtaatcaattgacagccctaaatatgatatatgtagaatacatttcaaacataAATTATGTTAATATATACATCTCTTCACATTTTGTGACTGCTGAAGGGTATGTGCCCCCTTATGAGTCAATGAACAAGGAGGGAATATagatattttgaatttgttgagcagaaaacagaagcttttttttgtgaaaagtgttttagaaatgaACTTAAAAGTAATCagcaatgtgattacttttccaataaagtaatcagtaaagttagtaatctgattaaaatgttAGAGAATCATTTCACATCATTTGTAgtgaattaatttgttttttttttttgtttttttttacattttagtaacCTAACACTGTCATTGACAATAAACAGCTTCCTTGCAGTGTTGTTTATTGGGCTGGTAAACATGGTACtcaatgtttatgatgcaatcGTTTTTTATGCGCATTTCAAAAAAATGAGTCGATTGAATGTGAAAACAGCATATCCATTTGTGTTCCCTTGTCTGTGTGCATAactttaatgtttcttttttgtttgaatGTACACTGACTTCACCTAACATTTGGCTTTTTGGTTTCAGTGTCTGATTACGACTATTTTTTGGTGAGTGGTGACCCAGAGGGCGATCAGCAGGATTTTGACAAGTCATCAACCATCCCACGCAACAGTGACATCAGCCAGTCCTACCGCAAGATGTTTCAGACCAAGCGTCCAGCTTCCACAGCCGGTCTTCCCTCCACGCCCGGGCCCGTCATTATCACGCCTGGAGTGGCTACAATCCGCCGCACACCATCTACCAAACCTTCTGTCCGTAGAGCTACCATGGGCATTGGACCTATTCCCATCCGAACCCCAGTCATCCCGGTGAAGACGCCGACTGTGCCAGATTTTCCAGGTGGCTTCTCCAGCCCACTAGGGGGCAGCAGTGAAGAAGGAGAGGAACCAGCCAGCCCTGACTCACCCACTCAAGGAGAGGACATGGAGCAGATGGGCATCCTGCCTGTGGCATCCTGGAGTGGGCAGGCCTCAACTAACCCTCCTTTGCCGCCTGGACCCCAAGGCTCAGCCGGAGGTTCGGGTGGACTCGAAGAAGACCCAGAAGACTTGGACTCAGCAGACCCACAGTGTGACACCATGCTTCTAGCCATCCGTAGAGGAGTCAAGCTAAAGAAAACTATGACCAACGACCGTTCTGCGCCACGCATTGCGTGATAGAGCATGAAGAGTCCTTAAGTAACATGTATTAATACTGTATAAAGATTGTATTAAAATTGTTAAGCCTTAATAGAGAGGCTGGAGAGGACACTCACCGCCCACAAGCTTGTTCGGTAACAAAGTAGATAAACTGACATCTGTTAAAGGTGGTACAAGCTGCGAGTGTGGGTTGTGATCAGATCTTGTTCTTGTCACAGtgttcttttaaaggaatattcctggttcaatacaagttaagctcaatcgacagcatttgtagcataatgttgattaccacaggaAATAATTTAGACTCCtccttcatttatttaaaaaaaaaatggaggttacaataagacacttacaatataagtgaatgagGTCggtccataaatgtaaataaaatacaaaaaatgttatATGTATTGCCACAAAACGTTAACTtaatacatgtaaacatgatcacTTGCCGGGTTTACCCGCGTTATGTcataatggcaacaaagttatagtTTTGGATAGAGCAGCGGTAGCCAATTCCGGTCCTGAAGAGCCACTGTCCtgagagtttagctccaaccctaatcaaacacaccttccCTTCATTTTTTAAGTTATCCTAGAGAACTACATTAGTTTGTTCAGGCATGtt
This genomic window contains:
- the LOC127655805 gene encoding protein MTSS 1-like isoform X1, giving the protein MEAVIEKECSALGGLFQTIITDMKSSYPIWEDFISKAVKLQSQLRTTVVAVAAFLDAFQKVADLATSTRGGTRDIGSALTRMCMRHRSIEAKLRQFSMAFIECLITPLQEQMEEWKRGANTLDKDHAKEYKKARQEIKKKSSDTLKLQKKAKKGRGDIQPQLDSAMQDVSDKYLLLEETEKQAVRKALIDERGRFCAFVSMLKPVVDEEMSMLGEIIHLQTIADDLKALTMDPHKLPPASEQVIHDLKGSDYTWSYQTPPSSPSTTISRKSSMCSSLNSVNSSDSRSSGSHSHSPSPHYRYRSSTLPQQAPVRLSSISSHDSGFISQDAFQSKSPSPMPSESAPQTTSISASSDTSETCQSISECSSTSSIDSGGATACSEKLSNGYNHYVLGESQYLSGGGTGGAFPFFSPPSSVSSSSSSSSSSTLCSWSRPGSALLPEYPHYCTLGPGMIPSSKVPSWKDWAKPGPYDQPMVNTLRRKKEPKEVVDRNGTVPSCQPITDYSPPEDTQGARSMTVAPKVEDMEAHEELALALSRGLQLDTQRSSRDSLQCSSGYSTQTTTPCCSEDTIPSQVSDYDYFLVSGDPEGDQQDFDKSSTIPRNSDISQSYRKMFQTKRPASTAGLPSTPGPVIITPGVATIRRTPSTKPSVRRATMGIGPIPIRTPVIPVKTPTVPDFPGGFSSPLGGSSEEGEEPASPDSPTQGEDMEQMGILPVASWSGQASTNPPLPPGPQGSAGGSGGLEEDPEDLDSADPQCDTMLLAIRRGVKLKKTMTNDRSAPRIA
- the LOC127655805 gene encoding protein MTSS 1-like isoform X4, which produces MCMRHRSIEAKLRQFSMAFIECLITPLQEQMEEWKRGANTLDKDHAKEYKKARQEIKKKSSDTLKLQKKAKKGRGDIQPQLDSAMQDVSDKYLLLEETEKQAVRKALIDERGRFCAFVSMLKPVVDEEMSMLGEIIHLQTIADDLKALTMDPHKLPPASEQVIHDLKGSDYTWSYQTPPSSPSTTISRKSSMCSSLNSVNSSDSRSSGSHSHSPSPHYRYRSSTLPQQAPVRLSSISSHDSGFISQDAFQSKSPSPMPSESAPQTTSISASSDTSETCQSISECSSTSSIDSGGATACSEKLSNGYNHYVLGESQYLSGGGTGGAFPFFSPPSSVSSSSSSSSSSTLCSWSRPGSALLPEYPHYCTLGPGMIPSSKVPSWKDWAKPGPYDQPMVNTLRRKKEPKEVVDRNGTVPSCQPITDYSPPEDTQGARSMTVAPKVEDMEAHEELALALSRGLQLDTQRSSRDSLQCSSGYSTQTTTPCCSEDTIPSQVSDYDYFLVSGDPEGDQQDFDKSSTIPRNSDISQSYRKMFQTKRPASTAGLPSTPGPVIITPGVATIRRTPSTKPSVRRATMGIGPIPIRTPVIPVKTPTVPDFPGGFSSPLGGSSEEGEEPASPDSPTQGEDMEQMGILPVASWSGQASTNPPLPPGPQGSAGGSGGLEEDPEDLDSADPQCDTMLLAIRRGVKLKKTMTNDRSAPRIA
- the LOC127655805 gene encoding protein MTSS 1-like isoform X2, whose protein sequence is MEAVIEKECSALGGLFQTIITDMKSSYPIWEDFISKAVKLQSQLRTTVVAVAAFLDAFQKVADLATSTRGGTRDIGSALTRMCMRHRSIEAKLRQFSMAFIECLITPLQEQMEEWKRGANTLDKDHAKEYKKARQEIKKKSSDTLKLQKKAKKGRGDIQPQLDSAMQDVSDKYLLLEETEKQAVRKALIDERGRFCAFVSMLKPVVDEEMSMLGEIIHLQTIADDLKALTMDPHKLPPASEQVIHDLKGSDYTWSYQTPPSSPSTTISRKSSMCSSLNSVNSSDSRSSGSHSHSPSPHYRYRSSTLPQQAPVRLSSISSHDSGFISQDAFQSKSPSPMPSESAPQLSNGYNHYVLGESQYLSGGGTGGAFPFFSPPSSVSSSSSSSSSSTLCSWSRPGSALLPEYPHYCTLGPGMIPSSKVPSWKDWAKPGPYDQPMVNTLRRKKEPKEVVDRNGTVPSCQPITDYSPPEDTQGARSMTVAPKVEDMEAHEELALALSRGLQLDTQRSSRDSLQCSSGYSTQTTTPCCSEDTIPSQVSDYDYFLVSGDPEGDQQDFDKSSTIPRNSDISQSYRKMFQTKRPASTAGLPSTPGPVIITPGVATIRRTPSTKPSVRRATMGIGPIPIRTPVIPVKTPTVPDFPGGFSSPLGGSSEEGEEPASPDSPTQGEDMEQMGILPVASWSGQASTNPPLPPGPQGSAGGSGGLEEDPEDLDSADPQCDTMLLAIRRGVKLKKTMTNDRSAPRIA